Proteins encoded within one genomic window of Brassica rapa cultivar Chiifu-401-42 chromosome A09, CAAS_Brap_v3.01, whole genome shotgun sequence:
- the LOC103871459 gene encoding ER membrane protein complex subunit 7 homolog, with product MAPIIRSSPALAFLVLQISLIFFASTLPYSSGSEDSYTITGRVKIPPSNVIGHLSKFSNVKVILNGGQSVTFLRPDGYFSFHKVPAGTHLIEVSAMGYFFSPVRVDVSARHHGKVHATLTETRRSLTELVLEPLREEHYYEIREPFSILSIVKSPMGLMVGFMVVVVFLMPKLMENIDPEEMKQAQEEMRRQGVPSLSSLLPGAGASR from the exons ATGGCGCCAATCATCAGATCTAGCCCCGCTCTCGCTTTCCTCGTTTTGCAGATTAGCTTGATCTTCTTTGCTTCCACTCTCCCATACTCTTCTGG GTCTGAGGATAGTTACACAATCACTGGTAGAGTGAAGATTCCACCAA GCAACGTGATTGGTCACTTATCAAAGTTCTCAAATGTCAAAGTTATACTCAATGGTGGACAGAGTGTTACGTTTCTCAGGCCTGATGGATATTTCTCTTT TCACAAAGTGCCTGCTGGGACTCATTTGATCGAAGTTTCTGCAATGGGCTACTTCTTCTCTCCG GTACGAGTCGATGTTAGTGCACGGCACCATGGCAAAGTTCATGCAACACTAACCGAAACCAGGAGGAGTCTTACTGAGCTGGTTTTAGAGCCATTGAGGGAAGAGCATTACTACGAG ATTCGAGAGCCTTTCTCCATTTTGTCAATTGTGAAGAGTCCGATGGGTCTCATGGTGGGATTCATGGTCGTGGTTGTGTTCCTAATGCCCAAACTGATGGAAAACATAG ATCCAGAGGAGATGAAGCAAGCACAAGAGGAAATGAGGAGGCAAGGTGTGCCTTCTCTCTCGAGTTTGTTGCCAGGCGCTGGGGCTAGCCGTTAA